The genomic stretch CCGCCAGCGAGCAGGGGAGTTTGCTACAGGATGCCGCGGACGTGCCGGAGGTGTTGGATCGTAAGATTTGCGCTGAGCTGCAGGAGGCGTTCGACCCCACATCGCTCAATGCGCTGTTGAGCGCGTTCTTGACCCGGCTGGAGGAGCGTTTGATTCGCCTACGAGCGTGCTGGCTTTCGGGGGATAGTGAGTCCTTACGTAAGGAAGCGCACTCACTCAAAGGAGCGGCTGCCTCGCTAGGCTGTGCCGCCATTGCCGAGAAAGCCGCCATGCTGGAGAAGAGCGCCAGCCATGACAACGATACATCGGTGACGGGGTTGTTGGACGCGCTAGAAGCGCTGAAACTCACGACCGAGCAAGCGTTGTTGGCGCAAGGATTGTTGGCAGCTTGAGGCCATACCAGCGCTACTCAGGGTAGCGCTGGGTGTTGTCGACCAGGGGCGGCGATTAGGCTCGCTTGGCGATTGTCGTCTGATGACTGACCCACTCATCGAATAGCGCTGGCGAGAGAGGGCGAGAGATGAAATAGCCTTGTCCCACGGGGCAGCGCGCTTCGGCGAGCAGCGCCTGCTGCTCTGCGTTTTCGATCCCCTCCGCCACGACGCTCATCCCGAGACGCGCGCCTAACTCGACGATGGAGAGCGTAATCGCCTGGGCACTAGGCTCACTATCGATGAGCGAGACGAAGCTTCGGTCGATTTTCAACTCATCGAACGGCAACCGGTAGAGTTGCGTCAATGAGGAGTAGCCCGTGCCAAAATCATCCAGCGCGAGCTTGCATCCCCGTTTTCGCAACTCGTCCAGGACGTGCCTGGCATAGCCCAAACACTCCACGCCGACGGATTCCGTCAACTCCAACGTGACCTTGGTCATATCGATGGGGTACTTGCGACAGAGCGTATCGAACATCGACAGCATGTTTTCGGCTTTGATGAATTCGGCAGGTACGTTCACGGCGATGCTCAGTGTCAGCCCCTGGGCGTCCCACTTGGCCAGCTGCGCAAAGGAGAGGTCTAGAATGTTCCAGGTCAGCGGTACCATCAGACCGCTTCGTTCGGCGAGAGGAATAAAGCTATCCGGATAGATCGTTCCGCGGGTAGGATCCTCCCAGCGTACCAGGGCCTCTGCGCCCACCACGGCACCGGTTGTTAGCGACATCTTGGGTTGTAGC from Halomonas meridiana encodes the following:
- a CDS encoding EAL domain-containing response regulator; translation: MPPSALVIDDDVDIQLLGKMLLSRHGFDVATAGCLGELARKPALLNTHLIVLDFGLGDFTGLDILDYLYDLKINTPILLLSSCSDETAAHAIAEGNAKGLKMLGFLPKAKLMTGLSDVIEQIEASPKPPSVGELAQAIKQQHITLALQPKMSLTTGAVVGAEALVRWEDPTRGTIYPDSFIPLAERSGLMVPLTWNILDLSFAQLAKWDAQGLTLSIAVNVPAEFIKAENMLSMFDTLCRKYPIDMTKVTLELTESVGVECLGYARHVLDELRKRGCKLALDDFGTGYSSLTQLYRLPFDELKIDRSFVSLIDSEPSAQAITLSIVELGARLGMSVVAEGIENAEQQALLAEARCPVGQGYFISRPLSPALFDEWVSHQTTIAKRA